In Emys orbicularis isolate rEmyOrb1 chromosome 12, rEmyOrb1.hap1, whole genome shotgun sequence, one genomic interval encodes:
- the ASIP gene encoding agouti-signaling protein, producing MEDKNLFLALFLCSILLSTAYSHMIFEENRDTNLATSNKMKLPDLPPISIVELTKTSRKVSRKEAEKKKESKRKTQKRKSRRPRPTLPANCVATWKNCKPPSPPCCDVCTFCHCRLFQTVCYCRVGNPNC from the exons ATGGAAGATAAGAACCTCTTCCTTGCTTTATTTCTCTGCTCCATTTTGCTTTCAACTGCCTATTCACACATGATCTTTGAGGAGAACAGAGACACCAATCTGGCAACCAGCAACAAAATGAAACTCCCAGATCTCCCACCCATCTCTATAGTAG AATTAACCAAAACATCCCGGAAAGTAAGCAGGAAAgaggcagagaagaagaaagAATCCAAG AGAAAGACCCAGAAAAGAAAATCCCGCAGGCCCAGGCCCACACTCCCAGCTAATTGTGTGGCTACTTGGAAAAACTGCAAGCCACCCTCTCCCCCGTGCTGTGATGTCTGCACCTTCTGCCACTGCCGGCTTTTTCAGACTGTCTGCTACTGCCGAGTAGGAAACCCAAACTGCTAA